From Paenibacillus graminis, a single genomic window includes:
- a CDS encoding carbohydrate ABC transporter permease, whose amino-acid sequence MRTRRTIAPYLFVLPCVLMLAVFVYMPLIQNFFYSFQNISLLSGKSSFAGFDNYRTLFSDPVVGKALINNVKYAVISLICQVGFGLVLAAILEEEFLRKVSAIFRTIFFIPVIISITVICLLFSFVYNPTDGLLNMFLQAVGLDAWAKPWLGSGTTAIYAVIAVSQWQSIGYCMMLFIVAIQKIPRDLYEAAKIDGAGKVKIFFSITLPQVKEMIFVNSLLTITGAFMVFNEPFILTKGGGPGTSSITIAVLMYQNGFVRDSMGYAATISLLIFVITAVLALIQTLSFRTGKGD is encoded by the coding sequence ATGAGAACGAGAAGAACGATAGCTCCTTATTTGTTTGTCCTGCCGTGTGTGCTGATGCTTGCAGTATTCGTATATATGCCTCTGATCCAGAATTTCTTCTATAGCTTTCAGAATATCTCCCTGCTGTCAGGAAAAAGCTCATTCGCCGGTTTCGATAACTATAGAACGCTGTTCTCCGACCCTGTTGTGGGCAAAGCCTTAATCAATAATGTGAAATATGCCGTGATCTCTTTAATCTGCCAGGTAGGATTCGGACTGGTTCTGGCCGCAATCCTGGAGGAAGAGTTTCTGAGAAAGGTCTCCGCGATATTCCGGACGATCTTTTTTATACCAGTTATTATTTCTATTACGGTTATCTGCTTGTTATTCTCCTTCGTCTATAACCCGACGGATGGCCTGCTGAATATGTTCCTGCAAGCTGTGGGGCTTGATGCCTGGGCTAAACCGTGGCTGGGTTCCGGTACTACAGCCATTTATGCCGTCATTGCCGTATCGCAGTGGCAGAGCATCGGCTATTGCATGATGTTGTTCATTGTGGCCATTCAGAAAATTCCGCGCGACCTCTATGAAGCGGCCAAAATTGACGGGGCAGGCAAAGTAAAAATCTTTTTCAGCATCACGCTGCCTCAGGTGAAAGAAATGATTTTTGTAAATTCACTTCTGACCATAACAGGGGCGTTCATGGTATTTAACGAACCCTTTATTCTAACCAAGGGCGGAGGTCCCGGAACCAGCTCCATTACAATTGCAGTCCTGATGTATCAGAATGGTTTTGTCAGAGACAGCATGGGTTATGCCGCGACCATCTCGCTGCTTATTTTTGTCATTACAGCAGTGCTGGCGCTCATACAGACGTTATCATTCAGAACAGGGAAGGGGGACTGA
- a CDS encoding ABC transporter substrate-binding protein, which yields MYRMGRRLGLLLLAGLLVVLTACSSNNSSTATNGNGDSEGKTTTLKFFHRWPNEPRNSYFNYIKEEFEKQNPGVKIEMESVLNDNYKEKIKVLVSSGDIPDVFSSWSDSFAESLVSSGRVEDLTSMFDSDKDWAGTLVQNQLKSFTFDDKIYGVPFTMDGKVFFYNKKIFNKLGLEKPKTWDEFIALLDKLKAAGYDTPIIEGLQDSWAVGHYLGTMNQRMLSPEVLATDYAVGTGKFTDPGYLQVLKYWQKLTKYMGPNATSVNHEATRNMFIAGEVPIHYLQFAELGYLKDKPDLEFDYFNFPQFSEGKGNAEGLTGAPEGFMISKETANKELAEKFVKFIVSPENAAKFQKDVGSMTTVIGAATEENSPPGTLGAIEVIQNAAETTPWLDNAVDASVADAFMRGGQAIAADIETPEEVLKEVQAAAAKLQAVKK from the coding sequence ATGTATCGGATGGGACGAAGATTGGGTTTGTTATTGTTAGCGGGATTATTGGTAGTACTGACGGCGTGCAGCAGCAATAACTCTAGTACTGCAACCAATGGGAATGGGGATTCGGAAGGCAAGACAACAACGCTAAAGTTTTTTCACCGCTGGCCCAATGAACCAAGAAATTCGTATTTCAATTACATTAAAGAGGAATTCGAAAAACAGAATCCCGGTGTCAAAATTGAGATGGAATCGGTCCTGAACGATAACTACAAGGAGAAAATCAAGGTTCTTGTCTCCTCAGGGGACATCCCGGATGTCTTCTCCTCCTGGTCGGACAGCTTTGCCGAAAGTCTGGTCTCCTCCGGCAGAGTTGAAGATCTTACTTCTATGTTCGACTCTGATAAGGACTGGGCAGGAACCCTGGTTCAGAATCAGCTGAAATCCTTCACTTTTGATGACAAAATATATGGTGTGCCTTTTACGATGGATGGAAAGGTCTTCTTTTATAATAAGAAAATATTCAACAAGCTGGGTCTTGAAAAACCAAAGACCTGGGACGAGTTCATAGCCCTGCTGGACAAGCTTAAGGCTGCGGGTTACGACACGCCAATTATCGAAGGCCTTCAGGATTCCTGGGCCGTGGGACACTACCTGGGCACTATGAATCAGCGGATGCTGAGTCCTGAGGTACTGGCAACCGACTATGCAGTCGGCACAGGCAAGTTTACCGATCCGGGATATTTACAAGTCCTGAAGTATTGGCAGAAATTAACCAAATATATGGGGCCAAATGCAACTTCCGTCAACCATGAAGCTACGAGAAATATGTTCATCGCCGGGGAAGTGCCGATTCATTATCTGCAGTTTGCCGAGCTGGGTTATCTGAAAGATAAACCCGATCTTGAGTTTGACTATTTTAATTTCCCGCAGTTCTCCGAGGGCAAAGGGAATGCCGAAGGTCTGACAGGCGCACCTGAAGGATTCATGATCAGCAAGGAAACGGCCAATAAAGAGCTTGCCGAGAAATTTGTAAAGTTCATTGTCTCTCCTGAGAATGCAGCGAAGTTTCAAAAGGATGTAGGTTCTATGACAACTGTAATCGGTGCAGCCACCGAGGAGAATTCCCCTCCGGGAACCTTGGGAGCGATCGAAGTGATCCAGAATGCGGCAGAAACCACCCCTTGGCTTGATAATGCGGTGGATGCCAGCGTAGCCGATGCCTTTATGCGTGGAGGCCAAGCCATTGCTGCGGATATCGAGACCCCTGAAGAAGTGCTCAAAGAAGTGCAGGCCGCAGCGGCGAAGCTTCAGGCAGTCAAAAAGTAG
- a CDS encoding CopG family ribbon-helix-helix protein, which yields MANLQNTKRIMISLPDHLLQEVDGIVQLENSNRSELIRQAMKLYLSERRKRTIRDSMQRGYMEMAKINLTMACEAFLAEEDADSTLGRLVSGV from the coding sequence GTGGCCAATTTGCAGAACACCAAAAGAATCATGATCAGCTTGCCCGATCATCTCTTGCAGGAAGTGGATGGGATCGTCCAATTGGAGAACTCCAACCGGAGTGAATTGATCAGGCAGGCCATGAAGCTGTATCTAAGCGAACGGAGGAAACGGACCATCCGCGATTCGATGCAGCGTGGCTATATGGAAATGGCTAAAATCAATTTGACCATGGCATGCGAGGCGTTTCTCGCGGAGGAAGATGCAGACAGTACTCTTGGCCGCTTAGTAAGCGGGGTGTAG
- a CDS encoding LolA family protein — translation MRRITWVLAIIMSVALVLAGCGKKDAASVVKDLNNVSDKLESKQGAYQGSGTMTLYTGEQPQEYKVEVWYKNPSYYRISLSNVQKDVTQIVLRNDEGVFVLTPSLGKSFRFQSDWPDNQGQVYLYQTLIRGIVSDNNRQFVEDGDNYVFEVAANYQSSALVRQKIWLAKKTYEPKQVQVSDSEAKVVVNVKFDSFKFDPEFTKDSFDMQKNMATGSASESTLAEVDENGNPVAAPENAQQEDQAAAAEPGDFGIIEPGYIPAGVQLKDSNKLEDSKDHSVLLRYDGTYQYTIIESRPLDRAVSLAPATLVDLGFTAGALTGDEQKTLTWMSDGVQYRITSANLPVSEMMQIAASMEEQSGK, via the coding sequence ATGCGCCGGATAACATGGGTACTCGCGATCATTATGAGCGTGGCCCTGGTGCTCGCGGGATGCGGAAAGAAGGACGCCGCTTCCGTGGTCAAGGATTTGAACAATGTGTCTGATAAGCTGGAGAGCAAGCAGGGGGCTTACCAGGGGTCGGGCACGATGACGCTGTACACCGGCGAGCAGCCGCAGGAGTATAAGGTGGAGGTCTGGTACAAGAATCCTTCCTACTACCGGATCAGCCTGTCGAACGTCCAGAAGGATGTTACGCAAATCGTGCTGCGCAATGATGAGGGCGTATTCGTACTGACACCAAGCCTTGGCAAAAGCTTCCGCTTCCAGAGCGACTGGCCGGACAATCAAGGCCAGGTCTATCTGTACCAGACGCTGATCCGGGGAATTGTCTCCGACAACAACCGCCAGTTTGTAGAGGATGGAGACAACTACGTGTTCGAGGTAGCCGCCAATTACCAGAGCAGCGCGCTGGTCCGCCAGAAAATCTGGCTTGCTAAGAAGACCTATGAGCCGAAGCAGGTGCAGGTCTCCGATTCCGAAGCCAAGGTTGTGGTGAACGTGAAGTTCGACAGCTTCAAGTTCGATCCGGAATTTACCAAGGATTCTTTTGATATGCAAAAGAATATGGCAACAGGCAGCGCATCCGAAAGCACGCTGGCGGAAGTGGATGAGAATGGCAATCCGGTCGCTGCGCCGGAGAACGCCCAGCAGGAAGACCAGGCGGCAGCCGCTGAACCCGGTGATTTCGGGATTATTGAACCGGGCTATATTCCAGCCGGTGTGCAGCTGAAAGATTCCAACAAACTCGAGGACAGCAAGGATCATTCGGTGCTCCTCCGCTATGATGGAACATACCAGTACACGATCATTGAGTCACGGCCGCTGGACCGTGCTGTCTCCCTGGCACCGGCAACCTTGGTTGACCTGGGATTCACCGCAGGGGCGCTGACCGGTGATGAACAAAAGACACTGACCTGGATGAGCGATGGTGTGCAGTACCGGATCACCAGTGCAAATCTTCCTGTGAGCGAAATGATGCAGATTGCCGCTTCTATGGAGGAACAATCGGGTAAGTAA
- a CDS encoding type II toxin-antitoxin system PemK/MazF family toxin → MIVKRGDVFFADLSPVVGSEQGGVRPVLVIQNDIGNRFSPTVIVAAITAQIQKAKLPTHVEIDAAAHGFDRDSVILLEQVRTIDKQRLTDKITHLDDETMKLVDDSLQISLGLIDF, encoded by the coding sequence TTGATCGTTAAACGCGGCGACGTTTTTTTTGCCGACCTTTCGCCGGTGGTGGGTTCAGAACAAGGCGGAGTACGGCCGGTACTGGTCATTCAGAACGACATTGGCAATCGCTTCAGCCCGACAGTCATTGTGGCAGCCATCACTGCCCAGATTCAGAAGGCTAAACTGCCGACGCATGTAGAAATTGATGCGGCTGCTCACGGCTTTGACAGGGACTCCGTCATATTGCTGGAGCAGGTTCGGACAATTGACAAACAACGCTTAACCGATAAGATCACCCATCTGGACGATGAAACAATGAAGCTGGTGGATGATTCGCTGCAAATCAGCCTGGGACTGATTGATTTTTGA
- the alr gene encoding alanine racemase, producing the protein MQASYRPTVAEINLDDLRANYEAFRKVLPAETKFMGCVKGNAYGHGAVEVTRELERLGADYVSVAFLDEALELRQAGILIPILVLGYTSPEGIPVAWKNHVTVTLFTPEVLEAVRQLPVDPEHRLKVHIKIDSGMGRLGLLPADAPDFIAEVHSVAQAELEGMFTHFAKADENNKSYTLMQYRRFMSVAETLRDRDIHIPIIHTGNSATAIDTPLLSSNMVRVGISLYGFYPSTEVNHELVALHPVMTLKTQAVYVKTLPPDWGISYGTRYFTDSEEIIATLPVGYADGYSRMLTGKAEVLIRGRRVPVVGTICMDQCMVTLKSFAEEAEQIKAGEEVVLIGRQGAVSITADELALHLGTIHYEVICMLAHRVPRVYVREGAAPNLVNPLLQT; encoded by the coding sequence GTGCAAGCAAGCTATCGACCTACAGTAGCCGAGATTAATCTCGATGATCTGCGTGCCAATTATGAGGCCTTCCGCAAGGTTCTTCCTGCGGAGACCAAGTTCATGGGATGCGTCAAAGGAAATGCGTACGGCCATGGAGCGGTGGAAGTGACCCGGGAGCTGGAACGGCTAGGAGCGGATTATGTAAGTGTTGCTTTTTTGGATGAGGCATTGGAGCTGCGTCAAGCGGGAATACTAATTCCTATTCTGGTGCTCGGCTACACCTCTCCCGAAGGAATACCCGTTGCCTGGAAGAACCATGTAACCGTAACACTGTTCACCCCGGAGGTGCTGGAGGCGGTAAGGCAGCTTCCGGTTGACCCGGAGCACCGGCTGAAAGTGCACATCAAGATAGACAGCGGGATGGGACGGCTGGGACTTTTGCCGGCGGATGCCCCCGATTTTATCGCTGAAGTGCATTCTGTAGCGCAGGCGGAGCTGGAGGGGATGTTCACACATTTTGCCAAAGCAGACGAAAACAACAAAAGCTATACACTGATGCAGTACCGACGGTTTATGAGCGTGGCTGAAACGCTTCGGGACAGAGACATTCACATCCCGATCATACATACGGGCAATAGCGCTACGGCCATTGATACACCTCTTCTATCCAGTAACATGGTGCGTGTAGGCATAAGCTTGTACGGTTTCTATCCCTCGACAGAGGTGAACCACGAGCTGGTGGCTCTACATCCGGTAATGACGCTGAAGACGCAGGCAGTCTATGTCAAAACCCTGCCGCCCGATTGGGGCATCAGCTACGGCACCCGGTACTTCACAGACAGCGAGGAGATCATTGCAACGCTTCCTGTGGGGTACGCTGACGGATATTCCCGCATGCTAACAGGCAAAGCTGAGGTGCTAATACGCGGACGCCGCGTTCCTGTCGTCGGAACCATCTGCATGGACCAGTGTATGGTAACGCTCAAATCTTTCGCTGAAGAAGCGGAACAAATCAAAGCTGGCGAAGAGGTTGTACTCATCGGACGCCAGGGTGCCGTGTCCATCACGGCAGACGAACTGGCGCTCCATCTTGGAACGATTCACTACGAGGTAATCTGTATGCTGGCCCACCGGGTGCCGCGTGTGTATGTACGCGAAGGCGCTGCTCCTAACCTGGTGAACCCCTTGCTGCAGACCTAA
- a CDS encoding methyl-accepting chemotaxis protein: protein MWKANKVSNKISNISLKVKLPVLLSLLVAVVLLATSVTVYLFSSDLLLGKSKDEINANSDRIGEGLWTAMQLEEQISYVISVHNTFKELLELREQKTLSDQAFLSSENPVFSKANTILQDSLQGGNDSLLVLDSQGTIVAGTNKESLGQSRADREYFTEAFKGKSFISDAIVSKSNNNKLLLVFSQPVKSADGKVLGVLAMTVASDFFLDKLGNIQINGKGTIEVLSRGGIVLYNSSDPARIGLDIGEEPGIKSLLATRATDELDIQTTERATEYLRINKIPKADLTISVIDSYDDIKRPIQDMLMKILIVTVVALLVAIGFGLLLSRSITKPVVTLTSRFKTLATGDLTVTADGSYKSEFKDLADSFNIMVQQNKALITNMNDSITILKTSTHELEETSKQAARSVNETSVTSMGIAQAMELQSNDTEQIVNKFYGFSEKFAGMNDNAQAVRQRAEEITQVFHASNQVVEGLIEISGKNEQEVQKISAITVKLQDSSNSISNITGAINQIAAQTNLLALNASIEAARAGEHGRGFAVVASEIRKLAEQSSKQSNEIYEIIQQNLAFVAENNDSVMEINHISAEQDQLVGQTQTAFQTILDKITDITVQIQSMADEIAHMQKDKDEVLDSAQSLSATGEEVSASVEEVTATMMEQSSAVDQLAEMVGTIDQLSKSLAEAASKFRVV, encoded by the coding sequence ATGTGGAAAGCAAACAAAGTATCCAATAAAATAAGCAACATCTCTCTGAAGGTTAAGCTTCCCGTTCTATTAAGCTTACTTGTGGCTGTAGTTCTTCTGGCTACTTCAGTGACGGTCTATTTGTTTTCTTCGGACCTGCTGCTCGGCAAGAGCAAGGATGAAATTAATGCAAATAGTGACCGTATAGGCGAGGGACTGTGGACTGCGATGCAGCTTGAGGAGCAAATCTCTTATGTCATTTCCGTGCATAATACCTTCAAAGAGCTACTAGAGCTTCGAGAACAAAAGACATTATCGGATCAAGCGTTCTTGTCCTCAGAGAATCCCGTTTTCAGTAAAGCGAACACCATCCTTCAGGATAGTCTGCAGGGAGGAAATGACTCCTTGCTTGTATTGGATTCGCAGGGGACTATCGTCGCAGGAACCAATAAAGAGAGTTTGGGGCAGTCCCGGGCTGACCGGGAATATTTCACAGAAGCCTTTAAAGGAAAATCGTTTATCAGCGACGCCATTGTATCCAAATCAAACAACAACAAACTGCTGCTGGTGTTCTCCCAACCGGTCAAATCCGCCGACGGCAAAGTTCTGGGCGTCCTGGCCATGACAGTAGCCAGTGACTTCTTCCTCGATAAACTGGGCAACATTCAAATTAACGGCAAAGGCACCATTGAGGTTCTAAGCCGGGGCGGGATTGTATTGTATAATTCCTCCGACCCGGCCCGCATTGGGCTGGACATCGGTGAAGAACCGGGGATCAAGTCTTTACTGGCTACCCGGGCCACGGATGAGCTGGATATCCAGACGACCGAACGGGCCACTGAGTATCTGAGAATCAATAAAATTCCCAAGGCTGACCTTACCATATCCGTTATTGATTCCTACGACGATATTAAACGCCCTATTCAGGATATGTTAATGAAGATATTGATTGTAACTGTCGTTGCCCTGCTGGTTGCCATTGGTTTCGGGCTGTTGCTGTCCCGTTCTATTACCAAACCTGTGGTTACATTAACCTCACGGTTCAAAACTTTGGCTACGGGAGATTTGACGGTAACCGCAGATGGCAGCTATAAAAGTGAGTTCAAGGATCTGGCGGACAGCTTTAATATCATGGTCCAGCAAAATAAAGCACTTATTACCAATATGAACGATTCGATTACCATACTTAAGACAAGCACCCATGAGCTGGAGGAGACTTCCAAACAGGCCGCCCGTTCGGTTAATGAAACCTCAGTAACCTCAATGGGGATAGCCCAGGCGATGGAGCTTCAATCCAATGATACCGAGCAGATCGTCAATAAGTTCTACGGGTTCAGTGAGAAATTTGCCGGAATGAATGACAACGCGCAAGCCGTTAGACAAAGAGCTGAAGAAATCACCCAAGTCTTCCATGCCAGCAATCAAGTCGTCGAAGGATTGATTGAGATCAGCGGCAAAAATGAACAGGAAGTCCAAAAAATCTCGGCCATCACCGTTAAACTTCAAGACAGCTCCAACAGCATCAGCAATATTACCGGGGCAATAAATCAGATTGCCGCCCAGACCAATCTGCTTGCGCTAAACGCTTCAATTGAAGCTGCAAGAGCCGGTGAACATGGAAGAGGTTTTGCCGTAGTAGCTTCCGAGATTCGCAAGCTCGCTGAGCAAAGCTCGAAGCAATCGAACGAAATTTATGAGATTATTCAGCAAAACCTGGCGTTTGTCGCCGAAAATAATGATAGCGTAATGGAGATTAATCATATTTCTGCTGAGCAGGATCAGCTGGTAGGACAAACTCAAACGGCCTTCCAGACGATTCTGGATAAAATCACAGACATCACCGTGCAAATCCAGTCGATGGCGGATGAAATTGCCCATATGCAAAAGGATAAGGACGAGGTTCTCGATTCAGCCCAAAGCCTGTCAGCTACAGGAGAAGAGGTTTCCGCATCGGTGGAAGAAGTTACCGCTACTATGATGGAGCAATCCTCTGCCGTTGATCAGCTGGCTGAGATGGTGGGAACAATTGATCAGCTCTCGAAAAGTCTGGCAGAGGCAGCCTCTAAATTTCGGGTAGTGTAA
- a CDS encoding carbohydrate ABC transporter permease — MAGKLPIYRLIVLLPLLVGVVLVMYPLFWMVSSSFKSYDEIFGAVWNLPSEWLFSNYATAWTKGIGNYFMNSVIVTVSTIAGVVIIASLCAYGLSRFRFRYSKTLFMFVLGGMMLDPQVCLVPLYKLLQNLNIHNTYFALILPYIAFRLSIAVLLIRSYFLGIPKEIEESATMDGCSVFRTYLSIFLPMSLPIIMTTIILTSYYAWNEFLFSIIFIDSDKYRTIPAGLMNFKDALSTDWGVLLAGLVISSLPLIILFIFMQKYFIQGMSDGSVKG; from the coding sequence ATGGCCGGCAAGCTGCCTATTTACAGACTCATTGTGCTGCTGCCTCTCCTGGTAGGGGTAGTCCTGGTGATGTACCCGTTGTTCTGGATGGTGTCCTCATCATTTAAAAGCTACGATGAAATTTTTGGAGCTGTCTGGAATCTGCCAAGCGAGTGGTTGTTTTCGAACTACGCAACCGCCTGGACCAAAGGGATAGGCAATTATTTTATGAACAGTGTGATTGTTACGGTCAGCACGATTGCGGGTGTTGTCATCATTGCTTCACTATGTGCGTATGGACTGAGCCGCTTCCGTTTCCGGTACAGCAAGACACTATTTATGTTCGTGCTCGGTGGAATGATGCTGGATCCACAGGTATGTCTGGTACCATTGTATAAGCTTTTGCAGAATCTAAATATTCATAATACGTATTTCGCTCTGATTCTGCCCTACATTGCCTTTAGGCTGTCGATCGCAGTGCTGCTCATCCGCTCTTATTTCCTGGGTATCCCCAAAGAGATTGAAGAGTCGGCAACCATGGACGGCTGTTCGGTGTTCCGGACCTATCTCAGCATTTTTCTGCCCATGTCTCTTCCTATTATTATGACTACCATCATCCTTACCTCTTATTACGCCTGGAACGAGTTCCTGTTCTCTATAATCTTTATCGATTCGGATAAATACAGGACCATTCCGGCAGGGCTGATGAACTTCAAAGATGCATTGTCAACAGACTGGGGGGTTCTGCTGGCTGGACTGGTCATCTCTTCACTGCCGCTTATTATTCTGTTTATTTTTATGCAGAAATACTTTATTCAGGGTATGTCTGACGGCTCTGTAAAAGGCTGA
- a CDS encoding PfkB family carbohydrate kinase, with protein MRIIAVGDNVADCYLDQGLYYPGGNAVNVAVNCKRNGCEEVAYIGVFGNDKKSDHIMDSLDKEGISYRYSRRVYADSGSPGVKLVGNDRVFVRGAQDTAQHLLRLRLMPADLEYIAGHDVCHTSCYSSIERELSAIKEHCDISFDFSTRTDEEYLEQVCPHIKYAFFSGAELDSAQIEALIRACHRLGTEIVGITKGSEGALFSRNGVLYKQGVTPADVVDTMGAGDSFIAGFLVSYLKKGVMEEALQSGANSAAYTCTFYGGFGYPKPIGE; from the coding sequence ATGAGAATAATTGCCGTGGGCGACAATGTTGCGGATTGTTATTTGGATCAAGGGCTCTACTATCCCGGAGGCAATGCCGTAAATGTGGCTGTGAATTGTAAGCGGAACGGATGCGAGGAAGTGGCCTATATCGGTGTATTCGGGAATGACAAGAAGTCAGATCATATTATGGACTCGCTGGATAAGGAAGGAATCAGCTATCGTTATTCACGCAGAGTGTATGCGGACAGCGGTTCGCCCGGTGTGAAGCTGGTCGGCAATGACCGAGTATTCGTACGGGGTGCCCAGGATACAGCCCAGCATCTGCTCCGGCTGCGCCTAATGCCTGCGGATCTGGAATATATCGCGGGACATGACGTCTGCCATACCAGCTGCTATTCCAGCATAGAGCGGGAGCTTTCCGCAATTAAGGAGCATTGTGATATTTCCTTTGACTTCTCCACCAGGACGGATGAGGAATATCTGGAACAAGTATGCCCTCATATTAAATATGCATTTTTTTCGGGTGCGGAGCTTGACTCTGCGCAGATCGAAGCACTCATAAGGGCTTGCCACCGGTTGGGGACGGAGATTGTAGGCATAACGAAAGGAAGTGAAGGCGCGCTGTTCTCCAGAAACGGTGTGCTGTACAAACAAGGAGTCACTCCGGCGGATGTCGTGGATACGATGGGAGCGGGAGACAGCTTCATTGCCGGATTTCTGGTGTCTTATCTAAAAAAGGGAGTTATGGAAGAAGCGCTGCAGTCCGGGGCGAATTCTGCCGCGTATACCTGCACCTTTTATGGGGGATTCGGGTATCCCAAACCCATCGGGG
- a CDS encoding methyl-accepting chemotaxis protein codes for MNNQTELGQLLESLKISLPLVQRLFPLDVMFALADSEKFIYYLPGTELDIRIQEGTPVPPSGGIRMALDTGEDVSANIPKEIYGWPFKSTSMPIKDQNGAVAGVFTIGISLSNQETLSDAANALAVTSEQISSTSEEIAETASDLANTVGDLKQLGQRVVEELQQTDEILEFIRKVADNSNLLGLNAAIEAAHAAEHGRGFGIVAQEIRKMSVSSASSAKDIAGILQTIKQNINQMEATLMDCLAQSERQAAATEEITASMQQMSASAVEIEKIARLI; via the coding sequence ATGAACAATCAAACTGAGCTTGGACAATTACTGGAGTCTCTAAAAATATCACTGCCGCTGGTGCAGCGTCTATTTCCGCTGGATGTAATGTTCGCCTTGGCGGATTCGGAAAAATTTATCTACTATCTGCCGGGAACAGAGCTGGATATCCGCATTCAAGAGGGGACGCCGGTTCCGCCAAGCGGGGGAATCCGCATGGCATTGGATACGGGAGAGGACGTGAGTGCCAATATTCCGAAGGAAATCTACGGCTGGCCGTTCAAATCCACCTCCATGCCGATAAAGGATCAGAACGGAGCGGTAGCTGGTGTTTTTACTATAGGAATCAGCCTCAGCAACCAGGAAACGCTCAGCGATGCGGCGAATGCTCTGGCAGTGACCTCTGAACAAATCAGCTCGACCTCCGAAGAGATCGCGGAAACCGCCTCTGATCTGGCGAACACCGTAGGTGATCTGAAGCAGCTGGGGCAGAGAGTGGTTGAGGAGCTGCAGCAGACGGATGAGATTCTGGAGTTCATCCGCAAGGTGGCGGATAATTCCAACCTGCTGGGGCTTAACGCGGCGATTGAAGCTGCCCATGCTGCGGAGCACGGGCGCGGCTTCGGCATCGTTGCACAGGAGATCCGGAAGATGTCCGTATCCAGCGCTTCGTCCGCGAAGGACATCGCCGGCATTCTGCAGACGATCAAACAGAACATTAACCAGATGGAAGCAACGCTGATGGATTGTCTGGCCCAGAGCGAACGCCAGGCCGCAGCGACAGAGGAGATTACCGCCTCGATGCAGCAGATGTCGGCCTCCGCCGTGGAGATTGAGAAGATCGCGCGTCTGATATAA